In Ignavibacteriota bacterium, a single genomic region encodes these proteins:
- a CDS encoding HAMP domain-containing protein — translation MPLRSVSLSWKILLGVVPLMLVSLTISVIVQNRFQEEEMMEQAQMSAHTYADLIRESLVSQMVYSQEIDTTYVERVNRIRHFDSLGVLANDLRLREELLSEERRLALHAKMRPTPLQDSVQAHVLAGGQPVFLRSGDQFRAVIPFNATKVCQKCHAVPLEYTLGAADVRFSLARFTEATQGNWRRSVIIFVIFTVVAVSLAVLVFRRTVATPVDRLVKATTAMQKGDLTVHASGPGSVGGQRRDELGVLAEHFDEMRESLADKIASLDQVNRDLVRRNRDLEEAMERLRRTQQELVRSERLAVTGKMAAQLSHEINNPIHNTRSLLESSLRRMTANDQAHELISLAIEEVTRMATLTRQLLDVHRGSVAETPMTPVDLGALVHEMERAHREAFASHNIRLSSVIAGPVAAICGSRDKLKQVLLNLLLNARDAMPEGGTLVMGLVQEGDRAVVTVRDSGSGIAPEHLPRIFDAFFTTKSEVSGVGLGLAVTYGIIQQHQGSIDVKSAPGVGTEFIIRLPVVRAGEGVRA, via the coding sequence ATGCCTCTTCGTTCCGTCTCCCTCTCCTGGAAGATCCTTCTGGGTGTCGTTCCATTGATGCTCGTCTCCCTGACGATCAGTGTGATCGTTCAGAACCGCTTTCAGGAAGAGGAGATGATGGAGCAGGCGCAGATGTCCGCGCACACCTACGCCGACCTCATCCGGGAGAGCCTGGTCAGTCAGATGGTGTACAGCCAGGAGATCGATACGACCTACGTCGAACGGGTGAACAGGATCCGCCACTTCGACAGTCTCGGGGTGCTTGCGAATGACCTGCGCCTCCGCGAAGAACTTCTGAGCGAAGAACGGCGCCTGGCCCTGCATGCCAAAATGCGTCCGACCCCGTTGCAGGACTCCGTGCAGGCGCATGTCCTCGCCGGCGGCCAGCCGGTGTTCCTGCGCAGCGGCGATCAATTCCGTGCGGTGATCCCGTTCAACGCAACGAAGGTATGCCAGAAGTGCCATGCCGTCCCGCTGGAGTATACGCTCGGCGCGGCGGATGTGCGGTTCTCGCTTGCCCGTTTCACCGAGGCGACGCAGGGCAACTGGCGCCGGTCCGTGATCATCTTCGTCATCTTCACGGTCGTTGCCGTGAGCCTGGCCGTCCTTGTGTTCCGTCGCACCGTGGCCACGCCGGTGGACCGGTTGGTGAAGGCGACCACCGCCATGCAAAAGGGCGATCTGACCGTCCATGCGTCGGGCCCGGGGTCGGTGGGTGGGCAACGCCGTGATGAGCTCGGCGTGCTCGCGGAACACTTCGATGAGATGCGGGAGTCGCTGGCGGACAAGATCGCGAGCCTGGATCAGGTGAACCGCGACCTGGTCCGGCGGAACAGGGACCTGGAAGAAGCGATGGAACGGTTGCGGCGGACGCAGCAGGAGTTGGTGCGGAGTGAGCGGCTGGCGGTGACCGGAAAGATGGCGGCCCAGTTGTCCCATGAGATCAACAACCCCATCCATAATACGCGCAGCCTCCTGGAATCCTCGCTCCGGCGCATGACGGCGAACGATCAGGCGCACGAACTCATCAGTCTGGCGATCGAGGAGGTCACGCGCATGGCAACGCTCACCCGGCAGTTGCTCGATGTGCACCGCGGGTCCGTCGCCGAAACACCGATGACGCCGGTGGACCTGGGGGCGCTCGTCCATGAAATGGAGCGGGCGCACAGGGAAGCGTTCGCGTCGCACAACATCCGCCTCTCTTCGGTGATCGCCGGACCGGTGGCTGCGATCTGCGGCTCGCGCGACAAACTGAAACAGGTGCTCCTGAACCTTCTCCTGAATGCCCGTGATGCGATGCCGGAGGGAGGAACCCTGGTGATGGGGCTGGTGCAGGAGGGAGACCGGGCCGTGGTGACGGTGCGCGACTCGGGGAGCGGGATCGCGCCGGAACATTTGCCGAGGATCTTTGATGCGTTCTTCACCACCAAATCGGAGGTGAGTGGTGTGGGCCTCGGCCTGGCGGTGACCTACGGGATCATCCAGCAGCACCAGGGCTCCATCGATGTGAAGAGCGCTCCCGGCGTGGGCACGGAATTCATCATTCGACTCCCGGTCGTCCGCGCGGGAGAAGGAGTCAGGGCATGA
- a CDS encoding heme-binding domain-containing protein yields MKTILKIVALIIGVGLVAMQFIARPDRTNPGEDPRVALSSRLGVPADVQAILDRSCNDCHSHTTRWPWYTAVAPASWIVADHVEEGRRHLNFSTWGTYSVKRQAAKLEMISIEVDKGSMPLKGYLLLHGDAALSEAEKDRLCEWATTTSDSLLGRTE; encoded by the coding sequence ATGAAGACCATTCTGAAGATCGTAGCCCTCATCATCGGCGTGGGCCTCGTGGCCATGCAGTTCATTGCGCGGCCGGACCGGACAAACCCCGGGGAAGACCCGCGGGTTGCTCTGTCATCGCGGCTCGGTGTCCCTGCCGATGTCCAGGCCATCCTGGACAGGTCCTGCAACGACTGTCATTCACACACCACGCGGTGGCCATGGTACACGGCGGTCGCCCCGGCGTCCTGGATCGTGGCGGACCATGTCGAGGAGGGCCGGCGCCATCTCAACTTTTCCACGTGGGGGACGTATTCGGTGAAGCGGCAGGCCGCCAAGCTCGAGATGATCTCCATTGAGGTGGACAAGGGGAGCATGCCGCTGAAGGGGTATCTGTTGCTGCACGGCGATGCTGCGCTCAGTGAAGCGGAAAAAGACAGGCTCTGCGAATGGGCGACAACGACGTCGGATAGTCTTCTGGGCAGGACCGAGTGA
- a CDS encoding Rrf2 family transcriptional regulator: MSILFSRQCEYAIQAVLFLALKPAGERVPTNALTRRLKIPYHFLGKILQSLTRKGLLRSEKGPKGGFSLALPAEDITLFHIVEAIDGDAFTSSCVLGFPECSGKNPCSVHEMWGAQRDQIYQMLVSRNVAEMARDMKRPEYRPKYQ; the protein is encoded by the coding sequence ATGAGCATCCTCTTCTCAAGACAATGTGAGTACGCGATCCAGGCCGTGCTCTTCCTTGCCCTCAAGCCGGCAGGAGAGCGGGTGCCGACGAACGCCCTGACACGCCGGTTGAAGATCCCGTATCACTTCCTGGGGAAGATCCTGCAGAGCCTGACCCGCAAGGGTTTGCTCAGGTCGGAGAAGGGCCCGAAGGGCGGATTCTCTCTCGCGCTTCCGGCGGAAGATATCACCCTCTTCCACATCGTCGAAGCGATCGATGGCGATGCTTTTACGAGTTCCTGCGTGCTCGGGTTTCCGGAGTGCTCGGGGAAGAACCCGTGCTCGGTGCATGAGATGTGGGGCGCGCAACGGGATCAGATCTACCAGATGCTCGTCAGCCGGAATGTCGCAGAGATGGCGCGCGATATGAAACGTCCGGAGTACCGGCCGAAGTACCAATGA
- a CDS encoding class I SAM-dependent methyltransferase, producing the protein MDPRTETGDIAGFYDRLSVDYDRMTGFEQRFVRERPFIKLLVDRYKISQAVDAGTGTGFHAILLARLGVQVTAVDLSPAMVDALRVRATREELRLTALVGAFEDLPSLVMQPQDAVLSMGNTLAHAPTPDDLLVSLKAFRDILRPGGLLFVQMLNYKRILASKERVLADKVEDGIRFLRWYEYGGGRIRFNITRERVDGTAPAATQSVDLTPFTADDLREAARHAGFSDISTLGSIALESFDEERSRDCVMLARAPAP; encoded by the coding sequence ATGGACCCGAGGACTGAGACCGGTGACATCGCCGGGTTCTATGACCGGCTTTCCGTCGACTATGACCGGATGACGGGGTTCGAACAGCGCTTCGTCCGCGAGCGCCCGTTCATCAAGCTCCTTGTCGACCGCTACAAGATCAGTCAGGCTGTCGACGCCGGCACCGGTACCGGATTCCATGCGATCCTCCTCGCGCGCCTTGGTGTGCAGGTCACCGCGGTGGACCTCTCACCCGCCATGGTCGATGCCCTCAGGGTTCGCGCTACCCGGGAAGAGCTCCGACTCACCGCCCTGGTCGGGGCGTTCGAGGATCTCCCTTCTCTGGTCATGCAGCCCCAGGATGCGGTCCTGTCCATGGGGAACACCCTTGCCCATGCTCCCACTCCCGACGACCTCCTGGTCTCGCTGAAGGCGTTCCGGGACATTCTTCGTCCCGGCGGTCTGCTCTTCGTGCAGATGCTCAATTACAAACGCATCCTCGCATCCAAGGAGCGGGTCCTGGCAGACAAGGTCGAGGATGGCATCCGCTTCCTGCGCTGGTACGAGTACGGGGGCGGCCGGATCCGTTTCAACATCACCCGGGAGCGTGTGGACGGCACAGCCCCGGCGGCGACACAATCCGTGGACCTGACACCGTTCACCGCTGACGATCTCCGCGAGGCTGCGCGTCACGCCGGCTTCTCGGACATCAGCACGCTCGGGAGCATAGCTCTCGAATCCTTTGATGAAGAGCGTTCGCGGGATTGCGTCATGCTTGCACGGGCACCTGCTCCTTGA
- a CDS encoding XdhC family protein, translated as MIATTDSTPARMGMKMIARLSGLVAGTIGGGALEKMTLDKIGAEQPGSPVRWSFDLGRMDGTGIATPMVCGGVEEILVEPLASGVPLIIFGAGHCAVALSRLAAQTGFMVTVVDPRAEWASAEKHPLAARIVCAPYDGIVARIGSTPQSFVVIMTHGHRDDAAVLHQAVRAEWRYLGMLGSANKVQVVLEGLRASGVDETRIARIRTPIGLPIGSHTPEEIAVSIVAEMIAVRSGSAPPGARPSSAR; from the coding sequence GTGATAGCGACGACGGACTCCACCCCTGCACGCATGGGGATGAAGATGATCGCCCGGCTTTCAGGGCTTGTGGCGGGGACGATCGGCGGCGGGGCACTGGAGAAGATGACGCTGGACAAGATCGGGGCGGAGCAACCGGGAAGCCCCGTACGGTGGTCGTTCGACCTGGGGAGGATGGACGGTACCGGGATCGCAACCCCGATGGTGTGTGGGGGCGTTGAAGAGATCCTGGTGGAGCCACTCGCGTCAGGTGTTCCCCTCATCATCTTCGGGGCCGGTCACTGTGCCGTGGCCCTCTCGCGGCTTGCGGCACAGACGGGGTTCATGGTCACGGTGGTGGACCCGCGTGCGGAGTGGGCATCGGCGGAGAAGCACCCGCTCGCGGCACGGATCGTCTGCGCCCCCTATGATGGCATCGTCGCACGGATCGGATCAACGCCGCAGAGTTTTGTGGTGATCATGACGCATGGCCACCGGGATGATGCCGCGGTGCTGCATCAGGCCGTACGTGCGGAGTGGAGGTATCTCGGGATGCTCGGGAGTGCGAACAAGGTACAGGTGGTGCTGGAAGGGTTGCGCGCATCGGGAGTGGATGAGACACGCATCGCACGTATCCGTACACCGATCGGCCTCCCGATCGGTTCCCATACACCGGAAGAGATCGCGGTGAGCATCGTGGCGGAAATGATCGCCGTACGTAGCGGGAGTGCACCGCCTGGCGCGAGGCCTTCCTCGGCACGTTGA
- a CDS encoding CHRD domain-containing protein: protein MKTILLLLIVCMAATAMAGIHLTAALTGADNVPVISTTASGTGSFVLSDDRTELKYTLTYHGLSGTITGGHFHMGRAGVNGPVVKNYGTSGAPASGTVTGVWRTTDASQPLTSAIVESLLTGKVYVNFHTATNPGGEIRGQVSLGTELHFTVDLNSAQEVPVNASTASGTGVFVLSTDRTEMRYEIAYQGLSGTLSAGGHVHTGAVGVNGGVVRAIAKSGDPAANVVRDAWKVTDSSQPLTPALVDSAVAGRLYVNFHTTANPGGEIRGQLVLAGGTGFSASLEADKEVPAVTADGRGVAYIVMNSERTEARYAVTYFGLTGTLTAGGHFHFGTVGRNGPIAKGIATSGGPAAATIGGLWKATDASQKFTPAIAESLLAGKIYVNFHTAANPGGEIRGQLDMTTGIGFDVTLDGSQESPSVTTNGKGSGYAVLNGERNDLRYRFTYYGLSGPLTAGGHFHAAGPGRNGALVKAIAVAGEPASGTVNGNWAASAPTQALTDVLKDSLFAGNIYVNFHTAANPAGEIRGQLAAAATGLTDVRVVDTGTPEAFSLGQNYPNPFNPSTRIPFSVAREERVALEVYTLLGQRVAVLAQGVMQPGAYQVDFDARGLASGVYVYRLIGASGASHARTLSVLK from the coding sequence GTGAAGACCATTTTATTGCTGTTGATCGTGTGCATGGCTGCGACGGCCATGGCAGGAATTCATCTGACCGCTGCGCTGACCGGCGCGGATAATGTTCCCGTCATCTCCACGACGGCGAGCGGGACCGGATCGTTCGTGCTCAGCGATGACCGGACCGAACTCAAGTACACGCTCACGTATCACGGACTGAGCGGGACGATCACTGGTGGCCATTTCCACATGGGCCGTGCCGGGGTCAACGGACCGGTGGTGAAGAACTACGGGACAAGTGGTGCGCCGGCGAGCGGAACGGTCACCGGTGTGTGGCGGACGACCGATGCATCACAGCCCCTGACGAGCGCGATCGTGGAGTCGTTGCTGACCGGAAAGGTCTATGTGAATTTTCACACGGCAACGAATCCCGGAGGAGAGATCCGCGGGCAGGTGTCGCTCGGGACCGAACTGCATTTCACGGTTGATCTCAACAGTGCCCAGGAGGTCCCCGTCAATGCTTCCACAGCCTCGGGGACCGGGGTCTTCGTTCTGTCCACGGACCGCACCGAGATGAGGTATGAGATCGCCTATCAGGGATTATCGGGGACGCTCAGCGCAGGTGGCCATGTGCATACGGGAGCGGTGGGTGTGAACGGCGGGGTCGTGCGGGCGATAGCGAAGAGTGGGGACCCCGCCGCCAATGTTGTGCGTGATGCATGGAAGGTGACGGACAGCTCGCAGCCGCTGACGCCGGCGCTGGTGGATTCCGCGGTCGCCGGAAGGCTGTATGTGAACTTCCATACGACTGCGAATCCGGGTGGAGAGATCCGCGGGCAACTTGTGCTTGCGGGCGGGACGGGATTCTCGGCGTCGCTTGAAGCTGACAAGGAAGTGCCTGCGGTGACCGCGGACGGGCGCGGGGTCGCCTATATCGTCATGAACAGCGAGCGGACTGAAGCCCGGTACGCGGTGACGTATTTTGGCCTGACGGGTACGCTGACCGCAGGCGGCCATTTCCACTTCGGCACCGTTGGCCGGAATGGCCCCATCGCGAAGGGGATAGCGACATCCGGTGGACCGGCTGCAGCCACGATCGGCGGCCTGTGGAAGGCGACGGATGCGTCCCAGAAGTTCACACCGGCAATAGCGGAGTCGCTCCTGGCAGGGAAGATCTATGTCAACTTCCACACGGCGGCGAATCCGGGTGGGGAGATCCGCGGACAACTGGATATGACCACCGGGATCGGTTTTGATGTGACCCTTGATGGGTCGCAGGAAAGCCCATCGGTGACAACGAATGGCAAAGGGAGCGGGTATGCCGTGCTGAACGGGGAACGGAATGACCTCCGTTATCGGTTTACGTATTATGGGTTGAGCGGTCCACTCACGGCAGGCGGGCATTTCCATGCCGCTGGTCCGGGGCGGAATGGGGCATTGGTGAAGGCCATTGCCGTGGCTGGGGAACCCGCATCGGGCACGGTAAATGGCAACTGGGCGGCTTCGGCCCCCACGCAGGCCCTGACCGACGTATTGAAGGATTCGCTCTTCGCAGGGAACATCTACGTGAATTTCCACACGGCTGCCAATCCCGCTGGTGAGATCCGCGGACAGCTTGCTGCGGCCGCGACGGGCCTGACCGACGTCAGGGTCGTTGACACGGGTACCCCCGAAGCGTTCTCCCTCGGACAGAACTATCCGAATCCCTTCAATCCGTCCACCAGGATCCCCTTCAGCGTGGCAAGAGAAGAGCGCGTTGCTCTCGAGGTCTATACTCTCCTCGGTCAACGGGTTGCAGTTCTCGCCCAGGGCGTGATGCAGCCCGGAGCGTACCAGGTCGACTTCGATGCGCGTGGTCTTGCCAGCGGTGTGTATGTGTATCGCCTGATCGGCGCGTCCGGAGCCTCTCATGCCCGCACGCTGTCGGTCTTGAAATGA
- a CDS encoding cation diffusion facilitator family transporter codes for MPPHIDVGYVEDPHGEKSRIALTSVFAAIFITGLKLVVGIETNSLGLLSEAAHSGLDFLAALVTFVAVKIAARPPDKEHQYGHGKIENLSAFIETLLLVITCGWIIYEAVSRLLTGGSHVESSIWGYIVIGVAILVDISRSRALKKVAVKYKSQALEADALHFSSDVWSSLVVLAGLVFVSMGYVWLDALAALIVAFLVLFVSYRLGRRTVDALMDKVPDGLYEQVVAAVQSVDGVEDVRNIRIRPSGAKIFVDTTVAIRRTTPFQKAHAIMDAVEHAINERHPGIDVVVHAEPFESSDESVADKVRMIVIGRGLRPPHNLVVHHQEGRYHVEFDVEYTAGVSFVDAHAIADELEEAIFRQVQHVAHVTVHLEEYLPGQSEVAPTAADDALRTSVGQFVAQQQDVVGGTVTQILRNEEQQCTVHLSCIFPHTLSLAEVHRIVSQLESRLYERYPEITKVSIHAEPDKV; via the coding sequence ATGCCACCGCACATTGACGTCGGCTACGTTGAGGACCCCCACGGCGAGAAGAGCAGGATCGCTCTCACCTCGGTGTTCGCTGCGATCTTCATTACCGGCCTGAAGCTCGTTGTCGGGATCGAGACCAATAGTCTGGGCCTCCTCTCCGAGGCCGCCCATTCCGGCCTGGATTTCCTGGCGGCGCTGGTGACGTTTGTCGCCGTGAAGATCGCTGCCCGGCCGCCGGACAAGGAACATCAGTACGGCCACGGGAAGATCGAGAACCTCTCTGCGTTCATCGAAACCCTGTTGCTGGTGATCACGTGTGGATGGATCATCTATGAAGCGGTCAGCCGGCTGCTCACCGGGGGATCGCACGTGGAGTCGTCCATCTGGGGCTACATCGTCATCGGTGTGGCGATCCTCGTTGACATCAGTCGATCACGCGCCCTCAAGAAGGTGGCGGTGAAGTACAAGAGCCAGGCGCTCGAGGCCGACGCACTGCACTTCTCAAGTGATGTGTGGAGTTCGCTGGTCGTCCTCGCCGGACTCGTCTTCGTGTCCATGGGCTACGTCTGGCTCGATGCGCTCGCGGCGCTCATCGTCGCCTTCCTTGTATTGTTCGTCAGCTACCGGCTGGGCCGGCGGACGGTGGACGCCCTTATGGATAAAGTACCGGACGGCCTCTACGAGCAGGTGGTCGCAGCGGTCCAGAGTGTTGATGGCGTGGAGGATGTCCGCAACATCCGCATTCGCCCCTCAGGTGCAAAGATCTTCGTGGATACGACGGTTGCGATCCGCCGTACGACGCCGTTCCAGAAGGCCCACGCGATCATGGACGCCGTTGAGCATGCGATCAACGAGCGGCATCCCGGGATCGACGTTGTGGTCCACGCGGAACCCTTTGAAAGCAGTGACGAGTCGGTCGCCGACAAGGTTCGCATGATCGTCATTGGCCGGGGGCTCCGCCCGCCCCACAACCTGGTGGTCCACCACCAGGAGGGGAGATACCACGTGGAGTTCGATGTGGAGTATACGGCGGGCGTGTCGTTCGTGGATGCACATGCGATCGCCGATGAACTGGAAGAAGCGATCTTCAGGCAGGTGCAGCACGTGGCGCATGTCACGGTCCACCTCGAGGAGTATCTCCCGGGTCAGAGCGAAGTCGCCCCCACGGCTGCAGACGATGCGCTGCGCACCTCCGTCGGGCAGTTCGTTGCACAACAGCAGGACGTCGTGGGAGGCACCGTCACCCAGATCCTGCGGAACGAAGAGCAACAGTGCACCGTACACCTGAGCTGCATCTTTCCGCACACCCTTTCGCTTGCTGAGGTGCACCGGATCGTTTCGCAACTCGAGAGCCGGCTCTACGAACGATACCCCGAGATCACCAAGGTCTCCATCCACGCGGAGCCCGACAAGGTCTAG
- a CDS encoding 4Fe-4S binding protein, giving the protein MRRGTPAYKHESHWFKRLRARWAGDSQFQRSVIQFAFVALCIWIGVEFALFMRWGTSGGTETFVQRPPGAEGFLPISALMSLKYWWHTGIVNNVHPSGLIILLAILAVSVVLKKAFCSWLCPIGTLSESLWMFGKKLFGRTFDPPRWLDYPLRSLKYLLLAFFVASIAGMDASSLAAFIYSPYNKMADVKMYLFFAEITTFALWTIIILALLSVVIKNFWCRFLCPYGALLGIAGWLSPLRITRTKATCIDCELCTKACPSRIKVHKATRVWSDECTSCMACVAACPVKDTLELRAANHARAVPAKVYGALVAGVFVAVVGMAMLTGFWHNGISKEEYLRRFNTLDAPVYNHFRGQVPAYGPED; this is encoded by the coding sequence ATGCGCCGCGGCACGCCGGCGTACAAGCATGAGTCGCATTGGTTCAAGCGCCTGCGCGCGCGGTGGGCCGGAGATTCGCAATTCCAGCGGTCGGTCATCCAGTTCGCCTTCGTCGCCCTGTGCATCTGGATCGGCGTCGAGTTCGCGCTGTTCATGCGATGGGGGACATCCGGTGGGACGGAAACATTTGTTCAACGTCCGCCGGGTGCCGAAGGATTCCTCCCGATCAGTGCGCTCATGAGCCTGAAGTACTGGTGGCATACCGGCATCGTCAATAACGTGCATCCGTCGGGTCTCATCATCCTTCTCGCGATCCTCGCAGTCAGCGTCGTCCTGAAGAAGGCGTTCTGCAGCTGGCTCTGTCCCATCGGCACGCTCAGCGAATCGCTCTGGATGTTCGGCAAGAAACTGTTCGGACGGACATTCGACCCGCCCCGGTGGCTGGACTATCCGCTCCGGTCACTCAAGTATCTGCTGCTGGCATTTTTCGTCGCGTCCATCGCCGGTATGGATGCCTCCAGCCTCGCAGCCTTCATCTACAGTCCGTACAACAAGATGGCGGACGTGAAGATGTATCTCTTCTTCGCGGAGATCACCACGTTCGCGCTCTGGACGATCATCATTCTGGCGCTGCTCTCCGTCGTCATCAAGAACTTCTGGTGCCGGTTCCTCTGTCCGTACGGGGCGTTGCTTGGCATCGCCGGTTGGCTCAGCCCGTTGAGGATCACGCGGACGAAAGCGACATGCATCGACTGCGAACTCTGCACGAAAGCCTGCCCGTCGCGCATCAAGGTCCACAAGGCAACACGCGTGTGGAGCGACGAATGCACGAGCTGTATGGCATGCGTGGCGGCGTGTCCGGTCAAGGACACGTTGGAACTTCGTGCGGCGAACCATGCACGCGCCGTTCCTGCAAAGGTCTATGGTGCGCTTGTCGCCGGTGTCTTCGTTGCGGTGGTCGGCATGGCCATGCTTACCGGGTTCTGGCATAACGGCATCAGCAAAGAGGAATACCTCAGGCGCTTCAACACGCTCGATGCGCCGGTGTACAATCACTTCCGTGGACAGGTGCCCGCGTATGGACCCGAGGACTGA
- a CDS encoding DUF2892 domain-containing protein: MKKNMGTFDRIARSGLALVFIVLLLTETVTGLAAWIFGVLAVVLLLTSAVSVCPLYAPLHISTRGDKSTTH, encoded by the coding sequence ATGAAAAAGAACATGGGAACATTTGACAGGATCGCACGCTCGGGGTTGGCCCTGGTGTTCATCGTTCTCCTCCTCACGGAGACCGTCACCGGCCTTGCGGCATGGATCTTCGGCGTCCTCGCCGTGGTCTTGCTGCTGACCAGCGCGGTGAGTGTCTGTCCGTTGTACGCGCCGCTGCATATCTCCACGCGCGGTGACAAATCCACGACGCATTGA
- a CDS encoding phosphodiester glycosidase family protein codes for MILNQPSLVAFCLFVGMSSGTAQPGLLSARQVGPGVLHSKFLLSGPLTVDVLSVSLREPTVRIETYRPEGLTETTDQAEANDRPGHRVLGAVNADFFSFQTGWPVGNQMVNGTWVLGTRSARSHMAIDAAGRPFIERITFTGSVTASSGTTFPLAGVNIPHRANPLVLSTTFHGTLTAHDPVLGACVVRFIDSTLTAGDTLRAVALANNPGDGMPVMPGTAVLSASADTGVAFLASHVHIGDTLRLLLGTAPGLRGITQIIGGCGRFLAGGRDVTDSTSRLEGITERFTGVRHPRTFTGFDRDSTMLYICTVDGRQSTSIGMTFADMASFLLSLGATEGFNLDGGGSTTMVVQGTIVNAPSDKTGERPVANSLQVISTAPDSLLHPPTR; via the coding sequence ATGATACTGAACCAACCATCCCTGGTGGCTTTCTGCCTCTTCGTGGGCATGTCGTCAGGTACGGCCCAACCAGGACTGCTCTCCGCACGACAGGTGGGGCCCGGGGTCTTGCACTCGAAATTCCTGCTCAGCGGGCCGTTGACGGTGGACGTCCTTTCGGTCTCCCTTCGCGAACCCACGGTCCGGATCGAGACCTATCGCCCCGAGGGACTGACCGAGACCACGGATCAGGCGGAAGCAAACGACCGTCCCGGTCACCGGGTGCTCGGGGCCGTGAACGCCGACTTCTTCTCATTCCAGACCGGATGGCCTGTCGGGAACCAGATGGTGAACGGTACGTGGGTCCTCGGAACCAGATCCGCACGCTCGCACATGGCGATCGATGCCGCAGGTCGTCCGTTCATCGAGCGCATCACATTCACGGGGAGCGTCACGGCATCCTCGGGCACAACCTTCCCTCTTGCCGGCGTGAACATCCCGCACCGCGCCAACCCGCTGGTCCTCTCCACGACGTTCCATGGCACGCTGACCGCACATGATCCCGTGCTGGGTGCCTGTGTCGTGCGGTTCATCGATTCAACTCTCACTGCCGGCGACACGCTGCGCGCTGTCGCACTCGCGAACAACCCCGGGGACGGCATGCCCGTCATGCCGGGCACAGCTGTCCTCTCGGCATCGGCGGACACGGGAGTTGCATTCCTGGCCAGCCACGTCCACATCGGCGACACGCTCCGCCTCCTTCTTGGCACCGCGCCGGGCCTCCGCGGGATCACACAGATCATCGGGGGATGCGGGCGTTTTCTTGCCGGCGGTAGGGACGTCACCGACAGTACGTCGCGCCTGGAGGGCATCACGGAAAGATTCACGGGCGTGCGGCATCCGCGGACGTTCACGGGGTTCGACCGCGATTCCACGATGCTCTACATCTGCACGGTCGACGGCAGACAGTCTACGAGCATTGGCATGACGTTCGCGGACATGGCGTCCTTCCTGCTCTCGCTCGGGGCAACGGAGGGATTCAATCTGGATGGCGGTGGATCGACCACGATGGTGGTGCAGGGAACGATCGTGAATGCACCGTCCGACAAGACCGGCGAACGGCCGGTCGCCAATTCCCTGCAGGTCATCAGCACGGCGCCGGACAGCCTCCTGCATCCGCCGACCCGCTGA
- a CDS encoding nucleotidyltransferase family protein — MTARPAAVILAAGRGERIGQPKYRLPAEGGTFLDRVVGLARGAGCAPVVCVVTEEEAGRVQGQCGPTVSIVVNPNPSRGMLSSLREALTTIEGAPGAFVFPVDHPYIAPATVRLLMECAVGQPDAVVKPEYIGRGGHPVYVPAGLFGLIRGGGPDASLRTIIAESGIRTVRVVVTDEGVVQNVNTPDDMR; from the coding sequence GTGACAGCGCGTCCGGCGGCCGTCATTCTTGCCGCGGGAAGAGGCGAGAGGATCGGGCAGCCGAAGTACCGGCTTCCGGCAGAAGGGGGGACGTTCCTTGATAGGGTTGTGGGCCTTGCGCGGGGTGCCGGGTGTGCGCCTGTGGTGTGTGTCGTGACCGAAGAGGAAGCCGGGCGGGTTCAGGGACAGTGCGGTCCGACGGTCAGCATTGTCGTGAATCCCAACCCCTCCCGGGGGATGCTGTCATCGCTGAGGGAAGCGCTCACCACGATCGAAGGGGCACCGGGAGCGTTCGTGTTCCCGGTGGATCATCCGTACATTGCTCCCGCCACCGTGCGCCTCCTGATGGAATGTGCGGTGGGGCAACCGGATGCTGTGGTCAAACCGGAATACATCGGTCGCGGCGGACACCCGGTCTATGTGCCTGCGGGTCTGTTCGGCTTGATCCGGGGGGGAGGACCGGATGCGTCGCTCCGTACGATCATTGCCGAGAGTGGCATTCGCACCGTACGGGTCGTTGTCACCGATGAAGGTGTTGTCCAGAATGTGAATACTCCCGACGATATGAGATGA